In one Bradyrhizobium cosmicum genomic region, the following are encoded:
- a CDS encoding carbon-nitrogen hydrolase family protein: protein MLPRFKAAAVHAAPVFLDRSATTKKAISLIREAAAAGAEIVAFSETFIPAFPVWAALWAPIDNHDLFVRMADQSVLVDGPEIKAIRDEARSLGIVISIGISEKSPASVGAIWNTNLLIGEDGEILNHHRKLVPTFYEKLIWASGDGAGLRVVDTRLGKIGQLICGENTNPLARYSLMAQGEQLHISSWPPVWPTRRPAGGGNYHIAAATRIRASAHCFEAKVFGLVTAGVLDKAARDMLVARDASAAAVLDATPRAETFFLDPTGEQIGEALRDEEGILYAEIDLNRCVEPKQFHDVVGYYNRFDIFDLSVNRRRLNPVSFTGEATTPDTASDHIDAGS from the coding sequence ATGCTTCCCCGCTTCAAGGCCGCCGCGGTGCATGCCGCGCCGGTGTTTCTCGACCGCTCAGCGACCACAAAAAAGGCAATCTCGCTCATCCGGGAGGCAGCCGCCGCCGGCGCGGAAATCGTGGCCTTCTCCGAGACCTTCATTCCCGCCTTCCCGGTGTGGGCCGCGCTGTGGGCTCCGATCGACAACCACGATCTGTTCGTGCGCATGGCGGACCAATCGGTGCTGGTCGACGGCCCCGAGATCAAGGCGATCCGGGATGAAGCGCGTTCGCTCGGCATCGTGATCTCGATCGGCATCAGCGAGAAGTCGCCGGCAAGCGTCGGTGCCATCTGGAATACCAACCTGCTGATCGGCGAGGACGGCGAGATCCTCAACCACCACCGCAAGCTGGTGCCGACCTTCTACGAGAAGCTGATCTGGGCCAGCGGAGACGGTGCGGGCCTGCGCGTGGTCGACACCCGGCTCGGCAAGATCGGGCAGCTGATCTGCGGCGAGAACACCAACCCGTTGGCACGCTATTCGCTGATGGCGCAGGGTGAGCAGTTACACATATCGAGCTGGCCGCCGGTCTGGCCGACCCGCCGGCCGGCAGGCGGCGGCAACTACCATATCGCCGCAGCGACCCGGATCCGGGCGAGCGCGCATTGCTTCGAAGCAAAAGTGTTCGGCCTCGTCACAGCGGGCGTGCTGGACAAGGCTGCGCGCGACATGCTGGTGGCGCGCGACGCCTCCGCCGCCGCCGTGCTCGATGCGACACCGCGCGCGGAAACGTTCTTTCTCGATCCGACCGGCGAACAGATCGGCGAAGCGCTGCGCGACGAGGAAGGCATCCTCTACGCCGAGATCGATCTCAACCGCTGCGTCGAGCCCAAGCAATTTCACGACGTGGTCGGCTATTACAACCGGTTCGACATTTTCGACCTCAGCGTCAACCGCCGCCGGCTCAATCCCGTGTCCTTCACCGGAGAAGCGACGACGCCGGACACAGCCAGCGATCACATCGATGCCGGGTCGTGA
- a CDS encoding LysR family transcriptional regulator, with protein sequence MQEFNSLDWDDLKIFLHVARGGSLASAAKRLRVDQSTISRRIAHLECTLGATLFERSPQGLRINEAGERLLCHAERIESAVIAMHQDVQRGGSRMAGRVRLATMEGIASLYLAFRFAPLRQRYPDLTVELLTSPQAVSVNRREADLFLSFFRPPGQGMVSERLGSFQLGLYGSQDYLAREGVPERPADLARHSFVTYIDDLIQLDSVRWLDDIIRNPPVSFHSNSMIAQMNAAAGGIGLVLLPSFAVTGRSDLVPVLHEKMSTTRDVWINVHGDLQFVPRIRAVSSFLKAMFKSDPLMQADNSGRKMLDALLVGDAGAVALQNG encoded by the coding sequence ATGCAGGAGTTCAATTCGCTCGACTGGGACGATCTCAAGATCTTCCTTCACGTGGCGCGCGGCGGAAGCCTCGCCAGCGCGGCCAAACGGCTGCGGGTCGACCAATCCACCATCAGTCGCCGGATCGCGCATCTGGAATGCACGCTCGGTGCGACGTTGTTCGAACGCTCGCCTCAGGGTTTGCGTATCAACGAAGCCGGCGAGCGTCTGCTCTGTCACGCCGAGCGGATCGAGAGCGCCGTCATCGCGATGCATCAGGACGTGCAGCGCGGCGGCAGCCGGATGGCGGGCCGGGTCCGGCTCGCCACGATGGAAGGCATCGCCTCGCTCTATCTGGCGTTTCGCTTCGCGCCGCTGCGGCAGCGCTATCCCGATCTGACCGTCGAGCTGCTGACATCGCCGCAGGCGGTCTCGGTGAACCGGCGCGAGGCCGACCTGTTCCTCAGCTTCTTTCGCCCGCCGGGGCAGGGCATGGTGTCCGAGCGGCTCGGCAGCTTTCAGCTTGGCCTGTACGGCTCACAGGATTATCTCGCGCGCGAAGGCGTGCCCGAACGGCCGGCGGATCTCGCCCGGCACAGCTTCGTCACCTATATCGACGATCTGATCCAGCTGGATTCGGTGCGTTGGCTCGACGACATCATCCGCAATCCCCCGGTGAGCTTCCACTCCAACAGCATGATCGCGCAGATGAACGCCGCGGCCGGTGGCATCGGCCTCGTGCTCTTGCCGAGTTTCGCGGTGACCGGCCGCAGCGATCTGGTGCCAGTGTTGCACGAAAAGATGTCGACGACGCGGGACGTCTGGATCAACGTTCACGGCGATCTGCAGTTCGTGCCGCGCATCCGCGCTGTCTCGAGTTTCCTCAAGGCGATGTTCAAGTCCGACCCGCTGATGCAGGCGGATAATTCGGGCCGCAAGATGCTCGATGCGCTGCTGGTCGGGGATGCCGGAGCCGTCGCGTTGCAGAACGGCTGA